Part of the Sulfobacillus acidophilus DSM 10332 genome, GGTCCAAAAAGCGGGCGATGCCAAACGGGACGATGGGCCAGTGGGCTTCGGGGTCCAGATTCATCAACGGGCCAAAGGCTCCATGGTCGAGTCCCCAGCGTGTTGTCGACGCTATTCGGGACCTGGTCGACGGGCTGGTTAAAATTTGCTCGACTAATGCCGCGTCTTCGGTGGGATGATAAGCGATATCATAATAGGCATCGGGAAAGCCGTCGTAGTCGTAAATCAGGGGAACGGGAGAAGCTTTGGCCATCGGGATTTGATGCCAGCCCTGAAAATGGGGCGAAACGGTGATCAGGGCGTCAATGCCGCGTTGCCGCCAGGCTTGACCGACTTGTTGCAAGGCGGTATGAATCGCCGTGTGGGGTAAAAATCCGGGCGCTTTTTCGGCCAGCGGGATAATCGTGGGCGTGTTCGGAACATAGGCGGCGGCAACAATCATCATGGACCCCTCATTTCCAAAATTTGCTTCAGCATACCATATCGCCGCCGTGGGCAAGATGGCAAATTCGGTGTGACTTACCGTTGCGTCGAGGGGATGAATTTGATATTCTTTCGATGGCGCACTTTGACGCCACAACACAGGTTTGATATGATGATGTCCTCAAAGCGAGGGCAAGGAGAGGTATGCGCCCGTAGCTCAGGGGATAGAGCAGAGGTTTCCTAAACCTTGTGTCGGTGGTTCGAGTCCTCCCGGGCGCACCAAACGTTTTTTGGTGACATATGACGCGTGGATGCGCCTAGCTCTTGAGGAGGCGCAACGAGCGGCAGACACCGGAGAGGTACCGGTGGGGGCCGTATTAATTGATGACGCGGGCCAGGTGGTGGCACGCAATCATAATCAACGGGAAACGCAGCAGGATCCGACCGCGCACGCGGAAATGCTCGTGTTGCGGGAGGGGGCTCAACGCCGCGGCAGTTGGCGGTTAACCGGGTATACGTTGGTCGTGACTCTGGAGCCGTGTGCCATGTGCGCAGGAGCCATTGTGCTGGCCCGCATCGACCGATTGGTCTTTGGGGCCTGGGACCCTAAGGCGGGAGCGGTTGAAAGTCTTTATCATCTGGTGACCGATCCCCGGTTAAATCATCGGGTGGAGGTTGTGCCGGGGGTTCTGGCGGAAACCGGCGGAATGCTCTTGAAGGAGTTCTTTCGGGCGCGACGTCACAAGTGAATAATGAATGCGGAGAGGTGTCTGAGCTGGTCGAAGGAGCCCGACTCGAAATCGGGTAGGCGGCTTATCCCCGTCTCGTGGGTTCGAATCCCACCCTCTCCGCCATGGATCTCATATGGAGGGGTGGCCGAGTGGTTTAAGGCGCACGCCTGGAAAGCGTGTTGGCGGGCCCAAACCTGCCTCGAGGGTTCGAATCCCTCCTCCTCCGCCATTTGGATTAAGCCATGGAGTTGCATCGATTGGGTCCCGCGCGGACGGCCCCTGTGAACCCCGTCAGGCCCGGAAGGGAGCAGCGGTAAGCAGATCGGCTGTGGTGCCGTGGGAGTGCCTGATCGGTGCAGCCCTATGGCTTAATTTTTTTTCTCGCGCACGGTACAATAGAAGGGCAACTGGAGGGACGGAACCGATGGCGCATCAAGCCTTATACCGCGTATACCGGCCCCGGACCTTTTCGGAAGTGGCCGGGCAGCGCCGGACCGTGGCCACGCTTCGGGAAGCGGTACGCCAGGGGCGGGTTGCCCATGCGTATTTGTTTGCCGGTCCCCGGGGGACCGGAAAGACCAGTATTGCCCGGATTTTGGCCAAAACGTTAAACTGTGCCGCTCCCACCGAAGCCGGCGATCCGTGCTTGACCTGTACCTCGTGTCAAGCGGTGGAACAAGGCAACCATCTTGATGTGATTGAAATCGATGCCGCGTCCAACCGCGGGATTGACGAAATCCGGGAGATTAAAGAACGGATTTATCACCAAACCGCCATGAGTCGGTATAAGGTGTACATCGTCGACGAAGTGCATATGTTGACACCGGAGGCCTTCAATGCGCTACTGAAAACCTTGGAAGAACCGCCAAGCCATGTGGTGTTTATCTTGGCCACGACCGAGCCGCAGAAACTGCCCGTCACGGTGTTGTCGCGTTGTCAACGATATGAGTTTCAACGATTAAGCTTGGAGGATATCGTGGATCGGCTGACCCGGGTCGTCCACGAGGAATCGGTTGCCTTTGAGCCGGAAGCGTTACAAATGATTGCCGACCATGCCGACGGCGCCCTCCGCGATGCGTTAAGCATGCTCGATCAGGTGATTGCGATGCATGGGGCGGTGCGCTTGGCGGATAGCATTGAGGTGTTGGGGGCGCTACACCCGGAGCGTTTGGCCACCCTCATCGGGGCATTGGGGCAAAGCGTGGACAGCGTGGTTCGAGCCCTGGCCGAATTGGTCGACGCCGGCGCCGATTATACGCGGATTTTGCGCGATACGGCTCGTCATCTGCGAGACGTCATGGTGTACCGGCTAGCAGGAGGTGCCGTATTTGCCCCCTACCGTCGGGAGTGGTTGGAAAGGGTCGATCGCGAGCTTCCTGCCGCCATACCGGAAGCGGCCTGGATTCAGGCCGCCGATGTGTTGGCGGAAGCCGAATCCCGTATCAAAGGGGGATTCCCCCCGGATTTGGCCACGGAGCTGGGGTTGTTTAAAGCGCAACAGCTATTGGCGGGAGACGCGACACGTGGACGGGAGCGCCCTCGACCCGAGGCTTTGGAACCGGCTTTCGTGCCGTCTTTCGCGGCCGCGCCGCCTTCAACCCCGCCGCCTCCGGCTACAGCGACTGTTCCGACACTCGAGCGGGCCAAAGGGTCCGGGCGCAGTCAAGAAGTGCTGGAATTGGTGCGCCGGGAGCGTCCGTCGACGTATGCGCTTTTGCAATCCGCCCAATTTGTCGACCTCGGCAATAATCAATGGGCCATCCAATTTGAATTTCCGGCCCATCTCAATTTGATGGAACAAACCACCAATCGGGACGTTTTTACCCGCGCGTTTAAGGCGGTGTTTGGGCCGGCGGCGGGGTTTCGCTTGGAAATCCGTCCGTCGGGCGACCAGGCGACCGGCCCGTCTCCCTTGGTGGAGGAAATCCGTCAATGGTTTGGTGAGGATGTACGGCTGGTGGGGTTTGACGAGGACGCTCGGGAAGATATGAATGGAGGGGATCCGCGATGAGTTTCAACCAGAACAATATGCAGAAAATGATGAAGCAGATGCAAAAGATGCAACAAGACGTCGCACGCGTACAAGAGGAACTGAAAACCGCGCAGGTTGAGGCGGTAGCCGGCGGTGGCGTGGTGAAAGCGGTGTTTAACGGGCATGGTGAAATTCAATCCCTGACGATTTTGCCCGAGGCGGTCGATCCCGAGGATGTCGAGATGCTACAAGATTTGATATTAGCCGCCGTGCGGCAAGGACAGGCGGATGCCCAGAAGCTGGCGGAAGAACGGTTGGGAGCTGTCACTCAAAATTTGCGTGTGCCCGGGATGCCAGGGTTATTCTAAATGTTATATCCGGAACCCATTCAAGACTTGGTGCAAGAATTGGCCAAACTACCCGGCATAGGGCCTAAAACGGCTCAACGATTGGCTTTTTTTCTATTAAACATGCCCAAAGGCGAAGCCGAGCAATTAGCCCAGGCGATTATCCAGGCGCGTCAGCGCATCCGCTATTGCTCGGAATGCTTCAATTTTACCGATGCCGATCCGTGTTTTATTTGTAAAAACCCTGCGCGGGACGCCGGCTGGATTATGGTGGTCGAGCACCCGAAAGATGTGGTCGCGATGGAAAAAACCCGCGAATTTAAAGGGCGCTATCATGTCTTGCACGGGGCGATTTCCCCCATGGAAGGGATCGGCCCGGACGAGTTGAAGATTCGCGAGCTGGTCACGCGGTTGGAGCGGGTGAACCCTAAAGAAATCGTCTTGGCGACCAGTTCCAGTTTGGAAGGGGAAGCCACGGCGCTGTATTTGGCCCGCTTATTAAAGCCGATGGGCTTTAAAGTCACGCGTATTGCGCGCGGCTTGCCCATGGGCGGCGATTTGGATTATACGGATGAAATGACCTTAACCAAAGCCCTGGAAGGCCGCCAAGACATCTAGGAACCAGGAACCTCTCGATCGACTATGGAATAAATTACCGTAGACGGTGAGGGGGGATTTGCATGAAAGGGTTAAAACTGAAGCCCCGATGGGAACAGCAAATTTTTTTTGACCCACCCGGGTGGGATCCGGAAAGTTGGCACACGCTGAGTCAACAATGGCCCCTGGTCGGACTACGACCGCTCCCAACGGCTCGTCGGGAACGACGTTGGCATGATCCGTGCACATGGCGTCGGGGGGCTACCTAATGCGGTCGGGCCGACGTCCCGCTAGCTGACGGCGAGGTGGACCATGAGTAAAATGAGGGCAAATTGCAACACGGCCTGAATGGTTACCAAGACGCGGTAGAGTTTCACCAGACGCGTGATGGTGTCTAGCGGGGGAACCGCTTGGCGCCCGGCCTGAAACACGCGGTAGTTGATGGGCAAAATGCCGCCTAACCCTTCCACGGTGAGAATCACCGTGATGGCACCAATCGCCCAAATGGCCGGAGCCGGTGCCTGATGGGGTGGGAAGTGCCCTAGCCAGTGACCCAGGGTCCATCCGCTAAACCCGACGGTAATGGCCAGAATGGGCATTAAAAAGAGCATGCGGGGCATTAATTGACTTACGACCTCCTGCCGTGCGGCGGGGTGAACCCGTTGCAACACGGGACCGAGAACCAATCCCATAAAGATATCGATAGCGGTCCACAAGAGGGCTCCCATGACATGTACCCAATCTAACCAAAAGAGGCTATGAAGCATGACCGCCGCGGCGAACCCGACCGGAAAGATCAGCACCCACGCGACGGAAGCAAATGCGCGACCTAACCCGAGCGAGGCCCTGAATGATGGAGCCGCAGCCGGTTTCATGGGGCATCACCTCGGCAACAACATTCGGGAACGGCGTCAGGAAATCCTTCCCAGGGTCGGGAAAAATCGTTCGACAACGCTCGTGTTTCTTGACCCTCATAAGGGGCTTGGGTACACTGACGCTCAGAGATATGGAGGAGGAGATGTGCGTGGTCCGGGTGCGCTATGCCCCAAGTCCCACGGGAACGTTACATATTGGCGGCGCTCGCACGGCGCTGTTTAACTTTTTATTTGCACGGCATCACGGCGGCCGGCTCATTTTACGGGTGGAGGATACCGACCAGTCCCGGCAGGTTCCCGATTCGGAAGCCCAGATGATGCGGGGGCTTCAAAGCTTGGGTATCGAGTGGGATGAAGGGCCCGATCGAGGGGGCGATTTTGGGCCGTACCGTCAATCGGAAAGGTTAGCGCGCCATCAGGAGCTGGCCAATCGACTATTGGCGGAGGACAAGGCCTACCGCTGCTATTGCACGCCGGAAGAACTGGAAGCCGAGCGCAAAGCGCGGCAAAAAGAGGGGCTTCCCCCTCGGTATAGCGGTCGTTGCCGCTTTTTGACCCCGGACGAAATCCGTCAGCGGGAGGGACAACCCTATGTCGTGCGGTTGAAAGTCCCGGACACGGGGGAGACCGTGGTGGAAGACCTCATTCGAGGGACGGTCCGCTTCGATAATCGGGTGCTCGACGATTTTATCATCATGAAACGGGATTATACGCCCGTATATAATTTTGCGGTGGTTGCCGATGACCACGATATGGCGATGACGCACGTGATTCGGGGCGAGGAACATCTCTCCAATACCCCGAAGCAACTGTTGGTCTATCAGGCCCTCGGCTTTCAACCGCCCCAATTTGCGCATTTACCCATGATTTTGGCGCCCGATCGCTCCAAGTTGTCCAAACGCCACGGGGCAACGTCGGTCGAAGAATACCGGGATCAAGGCATATTACCGGAAGCTTTGGCCAACTATTTGCTGTTGCTGGGATGGTCGGATCCCAACGGACGGGAATTTTTGACGCTGAAAGAGGCGGCCCGGTTGTTTACCCTCGACCGGGTGCAACATACCGCCGCGATCTATGACCAAAAGAAACTGGAGTGGATGAACCATCAATATTTGATGCAGCTGCCGCTCGAACGCGTGGTGGAGGCGGTGCGTCCGTTTATTACCTATGCGCTGGACAACGGTCCGCCGCTTTCGGATGCCGTCGCCTTGTCCCGCGAACGGTCGGCGACGTTGGTGCAATTGGCCGAGTCGATGCGGTTTTTGTATGAAGCGCCGCGGACGTTTGAAGCGAAAGCGGTGGCTAAGCAATTTACGGCCGGCGTGGACGAACTCCTAGAGGCGATTCGGGATCGGCTCTTGACCGTTACCCCTTGGGATCACGATCACCTGATGAACGCCTATGACCAACTGGCGGAAGCCCGCCAAGTCAAACGGGCCGTCTTAATCCATCCTACCCGGCTCGCCGTCACCGGACGGAGTGTGGGGCCCGGGTTATTTGAACTATTGACGCTATTAGGCCGGGACGAGACGGTCAAACGACTCCAATTTGCCGCGGACGCTCTGCGGACGGGCACGTTGGCGACCGACTAAACCGTTTTGCTGTTCCACACGCGTTGAAGGCGGCGGGCCCAAGCCGAGAGTCGCGGTTGCCGGTTGACGAGAAACCGGGCCGCGGCTTTTTGGTCCGTGCCGGAAAAACCCCATCCACGCGGCACGGACGCCATGAGGCTCAGTAAATCGTCCTCGGTCACGGCCCCAAGAATCGTTAGCGCTTCGTCAAACCGAAACGGATAGGGGACGCTGCGGGCGAGCGCGGTCAAGGGACCGATGGAGGGGATGGTGTCGCGCTGACGGGTGAGAATCGCCGGCGTCCAATCCGGTCCGCCCGGAAAGATAAATCCATGGTCGGCCATTAAAAAGCGGGGGACAGGATCCGGCGTCCACAAGAGATGGGAAAATTTGACGTCGTTATTGTAAACCCAGAGTTCGTAGAGGGCTAAAAGGGGCAAATCCGACCAGTTGGTCAGCCGAGTAAGCGGTGTGTCGGCCGAAAATTTGCGGGCGTTGGCTAAAAACCGCGTTCCGAATTGCCAGCCCGGATACCAGCGGAGACGGGTCAAAATCGGGATGTCGACCAGATGGCTCCGGTCGAGCGCCACCAAGACCACTTCGGGGACCGGGACGCCAAGCGCGGATGCCAATAAGGTCCCCACCCAGTCATTAATTAAGCTCCTGGTGGATTGCGGATTATGCTGCAATTTGACGTGCACGATCCGGCCATCCACCGTTTCCAGCAAAATCGGACGGGAGCCGCCGTGCCCGCCCCAGCCCAGATATCGACGGGGGGTGACCACAGGGACCCGATTCCACACGTAATCCACAAAATCCCTCCTGGGGACAAAAACACGACCGAAGACAACGCGGAGCAGCATGTCGGAAGGGGCATTCGCATATCATGCCATAGCCCCCGGATCGGGAACTGATTCGCTAAGGAGGTACAGGTGGTGAGCCCTTCCGAACATTGGACGTCTGAGGGTCTCGAACGGGCCGGGGAGTCTCCCCGAGCACCGCTCAAAGGTCGATTAGACCGGGAATTTTTGCACCAACGGGAATCGGACACCCGGGTGGTGCCGGAACCGTCGACCCCCGTCACGCCGCAGGCGGAAGTGCGCCCGCCGGTAGAACCTCCCGAAGTCAAAGATTCGGCGATCCCGTCTCCCGAAACACCGACGGCCGGCACGCCGGTACGGGGAGAACCGGTTCGCGCGCCTTTGGTGGAAGACCTTTTGCGAGTAGCCCGGATGTTGACGTCGCTGGCTTTGACCCTGGAATCTCTCGATGGGTTGATGCATCGGCTCCGGACCGACGAAGCCGGCGGTACCACATCCTTAACCGAACTGTTGTCGCGGTTGTCGCAAACCGGCGAGACCCAGCGGCCACGGGGCGATATTCAAGATTTATTGCGTCAATATTTGCAACGCTAAACCGTGCCGGGGCGGGAGAGACGGCGGTTCCCACCCCGGGGATTTCATCCATTTACCACCCGGAACCGGAACGCAGTAGGAACGGCAAAATTTCCAGGATATAGGGTACGCGCTCAATGGCTCCCACATTGTCCAAGGGGATGGATAGGCGTTCCCGAAACCCAAGGGAAATGCCTCCCGCCGACGCGTCACGGAGCAAGATAAAGTCGCTGCCCACAGCTTCTAACTTACCGACAATCACGATAGCATTGTCGACCGCATTGACAACACTCACCCGGACGATTTCGCCGACCAAACCCGCCGCATAGGCCGCGAAACTGGTCGGGATGGATGTCGGGTCGTCGCCGCCCGAACGGCTCTCTGATGAGCTGCTGGAGCTTGAACTGCCGAATCCGCCTTCCAGCAACAGGAGCAATGGCAGTAAATCTTGATGGTGGTCCCCACCTAACAGCAATAACGGCAACAAGTCATGAAGTGATGAGCTATTGCTCACGGTAATTTCCCTCCTCATAGGTTTGCTTTACGGTATGCCGACGGCACTCAAAGGGTTCCTTGATCGCTAGTCAGTGACAGATTTGGTAATAGTTGCATACCTTACCATGAACCCCGCATCTTTCGGCAGGGCTCAAACCGCTCAAGGATGAAATCGAGGAGGGTACGCCCATGGGTTATCATCATCACTCGCACCATCGTCACCATCGTCGGATTTCCCGTTTGTTGTTGCTGCTGTTATTGTTGGGGCGATTTGAACGCACGTCTTCCAGCTCGAGTTCCCATCGTCATCACCGCCATTGGGACGGTGGAGGGAACCACGGCGTGCCGGCCGTTCGGTCGTAACCGGAGAGCCTGGTCTCCCAAGAGATCAGGCTTTTTCCTGGTCATTCGTCAAATCAGGCCAAAAAGGCTAAAATGGGTCCACACCTATCGAAGGAGGACCGATGGAACCATGGCGGAAGGGGAAGTCCGGTTAAAACCGGGGCCGCATCGGGTGCTGGAAGGCTCACCCTGGGTATACCGGACAGAAATTGAACCGACGGAGGCGCGTCCCGGGGCGGTCGTGCGTCTCCTGTCGGCGCGTGGGCGCCTCTTGGGCGAAGGGTTTTATAATCCGCAATCGATGATTGCCGTGCGGATTATGACGTTTTCGGATGCCGAATCGGTTACGCCGGCGTTAGTGTCCCGCCGAATCCGGGAGGCCTGGGCGCTGCGGGAGGAATTGGTCGGCGATCGGGACGCTTACCGGTTAGTGCATGCGGAAGCCGACGGCTTACCGGGTTTGGTCATCGATCGATATGGGCCGGTGTTTGTCGTCGAAGTGACCTCGCTCGGGATGAATGCGTTTCTCCCGACGATTGTGGAAACCCTCGTCGAACGCGGCCAACCGCTTGCGATTTATGAACGGGGAGACTTACCCGTTCGCGATCGGGAAGGATTGCCGCGCGTCAATCGTATCTTATATGGTAGTGTGCCGGCCACCGTCGAGATTCATGAGCATGGGGTCATCATGCAGGTGAATTTGTTAGCTGGACAAAAGACCGGCCATTTTCTCGATCAATATGCCAACCGGGGTCGCGTCGGCGAATTGGCCGCAGGCCGACGGGTGTTTGACGCGTTTTGCCATACGGGGGGATTCGGGTTGGTGGCCGCTCGGCATGGCGCGCAAGAAGTGACAGCGATTGATATCGATCCGGAGGCCATCTTGCAAGCCGAACAAAATGCCCGGATCAACCGGTTGGATGACCGGATGCGTTTCGTAACGGCCAATGCGTTTGATTGGCTTCGACAAGCCAGTGATCAAGGCCCTCAATTTGATTTGGGGATTTTGGATCCGCCGGCGTTTACCAAATCCAAAGATCGGGTTCCCGAAGCTTTACGAGGGTACAAAGAGATCAATCTACGGGGCATGAAGCTGATTCGTCCCGGCGGCTTTTTGGTGACCTCGAGCTGTTCCTATCATGTGTCGGAAACCGAATTCATTCGTGTCGTGCAACAAGCCGGCCATGACGCCAAAAGGCGGGTGCGGATTTTGGAAATTCGTGGTCAAGGGGTGGACCATCCGGTGCTGCCGGCGTTATGGGAATCCCGTTATTTAAAGTGCCTGGTTCTGCGGATTGACTAAACAAAACCCTTCGAGCGATTCGAAGGGTTTTGGCTGCGATTAGTGGCTGCACGCGTTAGGGGCACCCGCCTGATCTTTGGTGCGGAACGAATGGCCACACCCGCAAGAGCTCACGGCATTCGGATTTTCGATGGAAAACCCGCCGCCCATTAACGAGTTGACATAATCGACTTCGATGCCGTCCAAAAGCGGGGCACTATCGGGGTCAATAACCACCTTAATCGGGCCGAACTGGAAGGTGTTGTCGGTCGGCTGAGGTTCATCCAAGGCCATCCCGTAGCTAAACCCGCTACAACCGCCCCGGGATACGTAAATCCGCAGTGCCAGATCTTCGCGATTTTTCATGGTCATAAATTCGCGAACTTTTTCGACGGCCGCATCCGTTAACGTAATCAAATCGAACCCCTCCTTGTAATTCGGAATTATAACATAGGCCTAGTCATCCGAAAAGGCATCGGCCGGAATTTTGACTTCATGTTCTAAATCTTGAAACACCTTGAGAAGGGCCGAGAGACCCTCAATCAGTTTGTCCCGATGTTCGGCGGATAATCGTTCGGCAAAGCGGGTAAATTGCTGTTCCCGACGGCGAAAAACCAAATCGGCCAACTGGCGTCCATAGGTGGACAAGCGCACCCGCACGACACGCCGATCGGTTTCGTCACGCTCTCGTCGGACCAGATTCATTTTAAGCAGCCGATCGACCAATCGCGTGGCGGCACTTTCGGTTAACCCGAGTTGATCCGCCAGTTCGCCCATGGGGAGATTTTTCGGTTCATAGAGGACAACCAAGGCGTTCATTTGGGCGGGCGTGACCTCCAACCCAATGAGTTCACGGGCGGCTTCGGCTTCTAAATAGCGCATGATACGCGGAAAAAGACGTTGAATTTGTTCCACAAACCATTGAATTTCGGTGTCCGCCATGGGTGTCCCTCCTTATGATATTCCTTCTATCATACCACAAATGGTTGACAAGGGCATTATTGTCCCATCGAAGTAAAAAACTTGTCGTTGACAAATATTGATGATGGTCTCTATACTGCAAACAACGACCAAACTCATGGGGGCGTATCAGAATGTTTATTAAAAAAGTGGCGGTGGTGGGCGCCGGGACGATGGGGGCAGATATTGCCTACGTGGTCGCGCAAGCCGGGATTCCGGTGGTGTTGAAAGACGTGACCGAGGAATTATTGCAAAAAGCGTCCACGCATATTCAAGAGCTTTTCTCCTCACGCGTCGCGCGAGGCCGGATGTCACCGGAAGATGCGGCCGACCGGCAGGGGCTGATTCACTATACGACGGATCTGGCCCCGCTTAAGGACGTCTCGTTGGTCATTGAGGCGGTCACGGAAAAATTGTCGGTCAAGCAGGCGGTGTTGCAAGAGATCGCCGCGGTCGTTTCCCCGCTGACGGTGCTCGCTTCCAATACCTCGGCGCTCAGCATTACCGCGTTATCGGAGGCGGTGTCCCGTCCCGAACGGGTGGCGGGTTTTCATTTCTTTTATCCCGCCCACATGATGAAACTGGTAGAGGTCATCCGGGGCGAGACCACCGACGAGGAGACGGTATCGACCCTCGTTCGTTTTGCTGAGGAAATTCGAAAAATTCCGGTCGTGGTCAAAGAGTGTCCCGGGTTTGTCGTCAACCGGGTGCTGATGGCCGGCATGGCGGAAGTCCTGCGGTTTCAATCGGAGACCGGCGTCCCGTACGGAGAGATTGATCAGGCCATCACGGCTCATAAATTGGCGCCGATGGGGCCTTTCGTGTTAGCCGACGCCTTAGGGCTGGATGTGGCGCTGGCGGTGTCCAAAACCTTAACGGCGGCCTACGGTGACCGCTTTCGGCCGGGCCCGCAACTAGAGACGTTGGTCTCTCAGGGCCACTTAGGGGTTAAGACGGGACAGGGTTTTTATTCCTATCGGTAAAGTTGGAGGGGCGGAGATGGAGAAAACATTGGAAGATCAATTAATCGAGCGATTTACGTTGGCCACGTTTTTGGAAAGTGTCCGCTTATTCGA contains:
- a CDS encoding glutamyl-tRNA synthetase (PFAM: tRNA synthetases class I (E and Q), catalytic domain~TIGRFAM: glutamyl-tRNA synthetase, bacterial family~COGs: COG0008 Glutamyl- and glutaminyl-tRNA synthetase~InterPro IPR020058:IPR004527~KEGG: toc:Toce_0389 glutamyl-tRNA synthetase~PFAM: Glutamyl/glutaminyl-tRNA synthetase, class Ic, catalytic domain~PRIAM: Glutamate--tRNA ligase~SPTR: Glutamyl-tRNA synthetase;~TIGRFAM: Glutamyl-tRNA synthetase, class Ic, bacterial/mitochondrial), which codes for MCVVRVRYAPSPTGTLHIGGARTALFNFLFARHHGGRLILRVEDTDQSRQVPDSEAQMMRGLQSLGIEWDEGPDRGGDFGPYRQSERLARHQELANRLLAEDKAYRCYCTPEELEAERKARQKEGLPPRYSGRCRFLTPDEIRQREGQPYVVRLKVPDTGETVVEDLIRGTVRFDNRVLDDFIIMKRDYTPVYNFAVVADDHDMAMTHVIRGEEHLSNTPKQLLVYQALGFQPPQFAHLPMILAPDRSKLSKRHGATSVEEYRDQGILPEALANYLLLLGWSDPNGREFLTLKEAARLFTLDRVQHTAAIYDQKKLEWMNHQYLMQLPLERVVEAVRPFITYALDNGPPLSDAVALSRERSATLVQLAESMRFLYEAPRTFEAKAVAKQFTAGVDELLEAIRDRLLTVTPWDHDHLMNAYDQLAEARQVKRAVLIHPTRLAVTGRSVGPGLFELLTLLGRDETVKRLQFAADALRTGTLATD
- a CDS encoding hypothetical protein (KEGG: ppy:PPE_02704 hypothetical protein~SPTR: Putative uncharacterized protein), with protein sequence MDYVWNRVPVVTPRRYLGWGGHGGSRPILLETVDGRIVHVKLQHNPQSTRSLINDWVGTLLASALGVPVPEVVLVALDRSHLVDIPILTRLRWYPGWQFGTRFLANARKFSADTPLTRLTNWSDLPLLALYELWVYNNDVKFSHLLWTPDPVPRFLMADHGFIFPGGPDWTPAILTRQRDTIPSIGPLTALARSVPYPFRFDEALTILGAVTEDDLLSLMASVPRGWGFSGTDQKAAARFLVNRQPRLSAWARRLQRVWNSKTV
- a CDS encoding methyltransferase small (PFAM: S-adenosylmethionine-dependent methyltransferase~COGs: COG1092 SAM-dependent methyltransferase~InterPro IPR007848:IPR002478~KEGG: chy:CHY_1437 hypothetical protein~PFAM: Methyltransferase small~SMART: Pseudouridine synthase/archaeosine transglycosylase~SPTR: Putative uncharacterized protein), which gives rise to MAEGEVRLKPGPHRVLEGSPWVYRTEIEPTEARPGAVVRLLSARGRLLGEGFYNPQSMIAVRIMTFSDAESVTPALVSRRIREAWALREELVGDRDAYRLVHAEADGLPGLVIDRYGPVFVVEVTSLGMNAFLPTIVETLVERGQPLAIYERGDLPVRDREGLPRVNRILYGSVPATVEIHEHGVIMQVNLLAGQKTGHFLDQYANRGRVGELAAGRRVFDAFCHTGGFGLVAARHGAQEVTAIDIDPEAILQAEQNARINRLDDRMRFVTANAFDWLRQASDQGPQFDLGILDPPAFTKSKDRVPEALRGYKEINLRGMKLIRPGGFLVTSSCSYHVSETEFIRVVQQAGHDAKRRVRILEIRGQGVDHPVLPALWESRYLKCLVLRID
- a CDS encoding iron-sulfur cluster assembly accessory protein (PFAM: Iron-sulphur cluster biosynthesis~TIGRFAM: Iron-sulfur cluster assembly accessory protein~COGs: COG0316 conserved hypothetical protein~InterPro IPR000361:IPR016092~KEGG: bts:Btus_1871 iron-sulfur cluster assembly accessory protein~PFAM: FeS cluster biogenesis~SPTR: Iron-sulfur cluster assembly accessory protein;~TIGRFAM: FeS cluster insertion), translated to MITLTDAAVEKVREFMTMKNREDLALRIYVSRGGCSGFSYGMALDEPQPTDNTFQFGPIKVVIDPDSAPLLDGIEVDYVNSLMGGGFSIENPNAVSSCGCGHSFRTKDQAGAPNACSH
- a CDS encoding regulatory protein MarR (PFAM: MarR family~InterPro IPR000835~KEGG: nca:Noca_4170 MarR family transcriptional regulator~PFAM: HTH transcriptional regulator, MarR~SMART: HTH transcriptional regulator, MarR~SPTR: Transcriptional regulator, MarR family), coding for MADTEIQWFVEQIQRLFPRIMRYLEAEAARELIGLEVTPAQMNALVVLYEPKNLPMGELADQLGLTESAATRLVDRLLKMNLVRRERDETDRRVVRVRLSTYGRQLADLVFRRREQQFTRFAERLSAEHRDKLIEGLSALLKVFQDLEHEVKIPADAFSDD
- a CDS encoding 3-hydroxyacyl-CoA dehydrogenase (PFAM: 3-hydroxyacyl-CoA dehydrogenase, C-terminal domain; 3-hydroxyacyl-CoA dehydrogenase, NAD binding domain~COGs: COG1250 3-hydroxyacyl-CoA dehydrogenase~InterPro IPR006176:IPR006108~KEGG: cwo:Cwoe_1662 3-hydroxyacyl-CoA dehydrogenase~PFAM: 3-hydroxyacyl-CoA dehydrogenase, NAD binding; 3-hydroxyacyl-CoA dehydrogenase, C-terminal~PRIAM: 3-hydroxyacyl-CoA dehydrogenase~SPTR: 3-hydroxyacyl-CoA dehydrogenase); amino-acid sequence: MFIKKVAVVGAGTMGADIAYVVAQAGIPVVLKDVTEELLQKASTHIQELFSSRVARGRMSPEDAADRQGLIHYTTDLAPLKDVSLVIEAVTEKLSVKQAVLQEIAAVVSPLTVLASNTSALSITALSEAVSRPERVAGFHFFYPAHMMKLVEVIRGETTDEETVSTLVRFAEEIRKIPVVVKECPGFVVNRVLMAGMAEVLRFQSETGVPYGEIDQAITAHKLAPMGPFVLADALGLDVALAVSKTLTAAYGDRFRPGPQLETLVSQGHLGVKTGQGFYSYR